A DNA window from Phycisphaerales bacterium AB-hyl4 contains the following coding sequences:
- a CDS encoding NAD-dependent epimerase/dehydratase family protein: MPYTLITGASGLIGRALSTSLNANGGTTPLAMSRRGADLDVASVQGDFARFEDLRQLDRYEIEAVVHLGAVTGGCSEHDAMAVNVEGTRCLMRYLIDRGCRRFVLASSIAAVGLQSPDFRPRSFPIADEHPCDDRHGYGFSKYLMEEVTRYFHRQNPQIDATNLRLAAIYPDGKPPETEPDCTPGPWALAGLTQMSLRDAVDVFNHRAAPRDLPGVRARGAM; this comes from the coding sequence TGTCGACCTCGCTTAACGCCAACGGTGGGACCACGCCGTTGGCCATGAGCCGACGGGGGGCCGACCTCGATGTCGCTTCCGTGCAAGGTGACTTTGCCCGCTTTGAAGACCTGCGGCAACTGGACCGCTATGAGATTGAAGCAGTGGTTCACCTCGGCGCGGTGACCGGCGGTTGCAGTGAGCATGACGCGATGGCCGTCAACGTCGAGGGCACGCGCTGCCTGATGCGATACCTGATCGACCGGGGTTGCCGACGGTTCGTCCTTGCCAGTTCGATCGCGGCGGTCGGCCTGCAGTCGCCGGACTTTCGCCCGCGCAGCTTTCCCATCGCCGACGAGCATCCCTGCGATGACCGCCACGGCTACGGCTTCTCAAAGTATCTCATGGAAGAAGTCACACGCTATTTCCATCGCCAAAACCCGCAGATTGACGCCACGAACCTTCGGCTGGCGGCGATCTATCCAGATGGCAAGCCGCCTGAGACCGAACCCGACTGCACGCCCGGGCCATGGGCGCTGGCAGGCCTGACACAAATGAGTCTGCGCGACGCGGTCGATGTGTTTAACCATCGAGCAGCGCCGCGTGATCTGCCGGGCGTGCGAGCACGCGGTGCCATGTAA
- a CDS encoding helix-turn-helix transcriptional regulator, whose product MWPSKILQQVPRTWSPPHRWLEERRIELAARHLLHTNLPIAVVAQEAGYADQYHFSRVFKRVTGYAPARYRRTMRNSEK is encoded by the coding sequence ATGTGGCCAAGCAAGATTCTGCAGCAAGTGCCGCGGACATGGTCACCCCCACATCGCTGGCTCGAAGAGCGGCGTATCGAACTGGCAGCGCGTCACCTCCTGCACACGAACCTGCCCATCGCGGTTGTAGCACAGGAGGCGGGTTACGCTGACCAGTATCACTTTAGTCGCGTCTTCAAGCGTGTCACCGGCTATGCCCCGGCTCGATATCGCCGCACCATGCGCAACAGCGAAAAGTGA
- a CDS encoding DUF4838 domain-containing protein, whose amino-acid sequence MSTRLLRKPGIASMMICWMICSNAIDASVDGGDLLTLVQDGRSEATIVIADQPLVMGPSDQPQLIVREADSRHTQRVAAEKLQTYISKASGATIPIVLASEAPAEGTLILVGRSELTERYDIQPPSETEGVRIKTFPRGVALVGEVAPVGTNNLDFEHDRGTMHAVTIFLEKYLDFGFYFDKEVDGDEDFGVVIPQSTTMTAPASIDHQDAPAYSHRFTYGFFGSEIKMGNPRLMPIGHTDDGWRLRYRESNPEYFRLRPDGTRDFRFLCYSEPGVIDQRMADYAAWYEEGKAPLGHNPSAHYISVSPADNLADCHCERCKELSKSEFNPVQRFSHQPQGWGRQSNVYFKHIKDLALRVKEQWPERRVVTLAYQGYTLPPEFDLPENVDIVLAVLAPSHIYKEPESRPINDELIKSWSAKLGGDRDRLLIWDYPVWPGLWTAAPIIYPHVKQQWLHDYSEYVSGEYLNSRGRSPQEAHWFINVWFRMLWNPDLNVDEHLTDYCKRFFGPAAEPMEKFYRLAIDRYQNVRWSENAIDYSAGLFKGLYGETYTPEVLDQLESYFHEAMVAVNASRGSTLREIKPEDGWVHTNTLATDTQYGIEIKAKGSPVNNPTIRWGDGEIRYRGELYNGLRLVVEPGIDGPRARLYPVNLISSEMSADNPQGGNTGYRQASKWLRNYASPGADYRVTLTGRTADDGNPMVVLYYGLTGDGRHGNQFFSGRRVFPSDGQWATVTDVFTVPDDVEGFNRIDFFRRDGEVWFADVSMHPDLPEDGLDVTDRIEGSLPMLKAGETASFQFTGDASNDDASVRIALDVPERNAVQDDIYKRRVYWMREWLENFSPDPLQRRGRMGFFVEARQAHRWVDRNRVYHAVRVDQSPEADFQASQWREAASTHLVQGKDDLRAGRDPYDRLGFTADFPTRVQIVHDNEHVYLAFRCSQTHAPTSEDAVAMAFYNNDKLLFEATIHADNSLASDTSTIRSETVAGQGWWGAFVTVPAELLSTNGRLDRVRASFTRTRTQAPDEAGRATGQDVVELPLPVGAESPSTSDDIISYTWSPLVEGNLGWRGYPWHRRGTVIFE is encoded by the coding sequence ATGTCGACTCGGTTATTGCGCAAGCCAGGGATTGCCAGCATGATGATCTGTTGGATGATCTGTTCAAATGCGATCGATGCATCGGTTGATGGCGGCGACCTGTTGACGCTTGTTCAGGATGGACGTTCCGAGGCGACGATCGTGATCGCCGATCAGCCGCTTGTGATGGGGCCCTCGGATCAGCCCCAGTTGATCGTCCGGGAGGCGGATTCGAGACATACGCAACGGGTCGCGGCTGAGAAACTTCAGACATATATCAGCAAGGCAAGCGGCGCGACAATCCCGATCGTATTAGCTTCGGAGGCGCCGGCGGAAGGGACTTTGATCCTGGTCGGCCGAAGCGAGTTGACCGAGCGATACGACATACAGCCACCGAGCGAAACAGAAGGCGTCCGGATCAAAACGTTTCCACGCGGCGTTGCCCTGGTCGGCGAGGTCGCCCCGGTTGGTACGAACAACCTGGACTTCGAGCACGACCGCGGAACGATGCACGCGGTTACGATTTTTCTTGAAAAATACCTCGACTTCGGGTTCTACTTTGACAAGGAAGTCGATGGCGACGAAGACTTCGGCGTGGTGATTCCCCAATCCACAACGATGACAGCCCCAGCGTCAATCGATCATCAGGATGCGCCGGCATATAGCCATCGGTTCACATACGGGTTCTTCGGTTCGGAAATCAAGATGGGTAACCCTCGGCTGATGCCCATCGGGCATACCGACGACGGCTGGCGGCTCCGGTACCGGGAAAGCAACCCGGAGTATTTTCGCCTGAGGCCGGATGGAACGCGCGATTTCCGGTTTCTGTGTTACAGCGAGCCGGGCGTCATCGACCAGCGCATGGCTGATTATGCCGCCTGGTATGAAGAGGGGAAAGCACCACTGGGACATAACCCCAGCGCACATTACATTTCAGTATCACCTGCCGACAATCTGGCAGATTGCCATTGCGAACGGTGCAAGGAACTGAGTAAGTCGGAATTTAACCCGGTACAACGGTTTTCGCATCAGCCGCAAGGTTGGGGCAGGCAGTCGAACGTCTACTTCAAGCATATCAAGGACCTGGCATTGCGAGTGAAGGAGCAGTGGCCTGAGCGACGAGTGGTGACGCTGGCTTATCAGGGCTATACGCTTCCACCCGAGTTTGATTTGCCCGAGAACGTGGACATTGTGCTTGCCGTGCTCGCTCCGAGCCACATTTACAAGGAGCCGGAGTCGCGGCCGATCAATGATGAACTGATCAAATCATGGAGCGCGAAACTCGGCGGTGACCGGGATCGGCTTCTTATCTGGGATTACCCGGTCTGGCCTGGCCTCTGGACGGCGGCGCCGATCATCTACCCACATGTCAAGCAACAGTGGCTGCACGACTACAGTGAGTATGTTTCGGGCGAGTACCTCAACAGCAGAGGACGTTCGCCTCAGGAAGCTCACTGGTTCATCAATGTATGGTTTCGGATGCTCTGGAACCCGGACCTGAATGTCGATGAACACCTGACCGATTACTGCAAGCGATTCTTTGGCCCGGCAGCCGAGCCGATGGAGAAGTTTTATCGACTTGCGATAGACCGCTACCAGAATGTCAGGTGGTCGGAGAACGCGATTGATTACTCGGCTGGGCTTTTCAAAGGGCTGTATGGCGAAACCTATACGCCGGAGGTGCTTGATCAGCTTGAGAGTTACTTTCACGAAGCAATGGTGGCCGTCAATGCTTCGCGCGGCAGCACGCTGAGAGAAATCAAGCCTGAAGACGGGTGGGTGCATACCAACACCCTGGCCACGGACACCCAGTACGGCATCGAGATCAAAGCCAAGGGCTCTCCCGTCAACAACCCAACCATTCGTTGGGGCGATGGTGAAATTCGCTACCGGGGCGAACTGTACAACGGGCTCCGCCTTGTCGTTGAGCCAGGCATCGATGGCCCTCGCGCCCGGCTTTATCCGGTCAATCTCATTTCATCCGAGATGTCGGCTGACAACCCCCAAGGCGGAAACACGGGATACCGCCAGGCATCGAAATGGCTGCGCAACTATGCCAGCCCCGGAGCTGATTACCGAGTAACATTGACCGGGCGAACGGCTGATGACGGAAATCCCATGGTGGTCCTTTACTATGGTCTTACAGGCGATGGTAGACATGGCAACCAGTTCTTTAGCGGTCGACGCGTCTTTCCTTCGGACGGACAGTGGGCGACCGTCACGGATGTGTTCACCGTGCCAGATGACGTCGAAGGTTTCAATCGCATCGATTTCTTTCGACGGGATGGCGAGGTCTGGTTTGCAGATGTATCCATGCATCCGGACCTGCCCGAAGATGGCCTTGATGTAACTGATCGGATTGAAGGTTCGTTGCCGATGCTGAAGGCTGGTGAAACAGCATCATTTCAATTTACGGGTGACGCAAGCAATGATGATGCATCGGTACGCATCGCGTTGGATGTGCCTGAGCGAAATGCCGTACAGGATGACATCTACAAACGGCGTGTGTACTGGATGCGGGAATGGCTGGAAAACTTTTCGCCAGATCCGCTTCAACGTCGTGGAAGGATGGGCTTTTTTGTGGAAGCTCGACAAGCTCACCGATGGGTCGATCGCAACCGTGTTTATCATGCTGTTCGCGTTGATCAAAGTCCTGAAGCCGACTTTCAAGCATCGCAATGGCGCGAGGCGGCATCAACCCATCTCGTACAAGGCAAGGATGATCTTCGTGCCGGGCGAGATCCGTATGACCGACTTGGTTTCACGGCTGACTTTCCAACAAGGGTTCAAATCGTACACGACAACGAGCATGTGTATCTAGCCTTCCGTTGCAGTCAAACCCACGCTCCCACTTCAGAGGACGCGGTGGCCATGGCTTTCTATAACAATGACAAACTGCTATTTGAGGCCACCATCCACGCAGACAACAGCTTGGCGAGCGACACCTCGACGATCAGGTCAGAAACCGTGGCTGGTCAAGGGTGGTGGGGAGCGTTTGTGACGGTTCCCGCCGAATTGCTCTCGACAAATGGTCGTTTGGATCGCGTGCGGGCCAGTTTCACCCGAACCCGGACCCAGGCGCCGGATGAAGCTGGTCGTGCGACCGGTCAGGACGTCGTCGAATTACCCTTGCCGGTTGGAGCAGAATCGCCGAGCACCAGCGATGACATCATTTCCTACACATGGTCGCCACTTGTCGAAGGCAATCTCGGTTGGCGGGGCTACCCTTGGCATCGCCGCGGGACGGTGATATTCGAATAA